Proteins encoded within one genomic window of Sebastes fasciatus isolate fSebFas1 chromosome 18, fSebFas1.pri, whole genome shotgun sequence:
- the tmem244 gene encoding putative transmembrane protein 244 isoform X3 translates to MKGDFSRRAATICCYLLSSTLVFWVMGGKRENGGEEQVVLQNLLMCMVCFYSLYYIVVSVCIGLLRVHEINSLLAPFDYTTQPSWQNPKYLVGVISTEVTYVLGGLVFAWIVEEWVWDYAITVTLLHVAMTVAVMSDFPSAEHWWIALGSGLVMMIFGGQLMAHKLFRSNFVYPAELQNF, encoded by the exons CTATCTGCTGCTATCTCCTGTCATCAACGTTGGTTTTCTGGGTCATGGGAGGGAAAAGAGAAAATGGAGGAGAGGaacag gttGTCCTGCAGAATCTGTTGATGTGCATGGTCTGCTTTTACTCTCTCTACTACATCGTGGTCAGTGTCTGCATCGGACTGCTCAG GGTTCATGAGATCAACAGCTTGTTGGCTCCGTTTGACTACACAACACAACCGTCATGGCAGAACCCCAAATACCTCG tTGGTGTAATCTCCACAGAAGTGACCTATGTTTTGGGAGGGCTGGTGTTCGCCTGGATCGTAGAGGAGTGGGTTTGGGATTACGCCATAACTGTCACACTGCTGCACGTCGCGATGACTGtagcag TGATGTCAGACTTCCCTTCAGCTGAGCACTGGTGGATAGCTCTGG GTTCAGGCCTGGTGATGATGATATTCGGAGGACAGCTCATGGCCCATAAACTCTTCAGAAGCAACTTTGTCTATCCAGCTGAACTACAGAACTTCTAA
- the tmem244 gene encoding putative transmembrane protein 244 isoform X6, with protein MQPVINVVLQNLLMCMVCFYSLYYIVVSVCIGLLRVHEINSLLAPFDYTTQPSWQNPKYLVGVISTEVTYVLGGLVFAWIVEEWVWDYAITVTLLHVAMTVAVMSDFPSAEHWWIALGSGLVMMIFGGQLMAHKLFRSNFVYPAELQNF; from the exons gttGTCCTGCAGAATCTGTTGATGTGCATGGTCTGCTTTTACTCTCTCTACTACATCGTGGTCAGTGTCTGCATCGGACTGCTCAG GGTTCATGAGATCAACAGCTTGTTGGCTCCGTTTGACTACACAACACAACCGTCATGGCAGAACCCCAAATACCTCG tTGGTGTAATCTCCACAGAAGTGACCTATGTTTTGGGAGGGCTGGTGTTCGCCTGGATCGTAGAGGAGTGGGTTTGGGATTACGCCATAACTGTCACACTGCTGCACGTCGCGATGACTGtagcag TGATGTCAGACTTCCCTTCAGCTGAGCACTGGTGGATAGCTCTGG GTTCAGGCCTGGTGATGATGATATTCGGAGGACAGCTCATGGCCCATAAACTCTTCAGAAGCAACTTTGTCTATCCAGCTGAACTACAGAACTTCTAA